One window from the genome of Rhodopseudomonas sp. P2A-2r encodes:
- the cbiE gene encoding precorrin-6y C5,15-methyltransferase (decarboxylating) subunit CbiE: MKTDAATCTMPRWLSIVGIGEDGIDGLSAVAKRLVAAAELVVGGARHLAMADALIGGRRLAWSSPLDATLQEIARHRGRAVAVLASGDPFHFGIGKQLAAIAGPEEFICLPQPSAYSLAAARLGWSLQEVALVTLHGRALEGVIRYLQPGARILALSWDGTTPARIAALLAARGMGTSRITVLEAMGGPRERLRQARADHFDIDDIAPLNTIAIEVLCAPGAMTLPFAPGLDDSCFENDGQLTKREIRAVTLSALEPRHGELLWDVGLGAGSVAIEWLLRHPSLRAIGIESRADRADRAARNAASLGTPELTIVQGAAPLALQGLAAPDAVFVGGGMGDDGVFEAVWGALKPGGRLVVNAVSLETESRLGDYFRAHGGELVRLQVARADRVGSMYGWRPAMPVTQWRVIKS, translated from the coding sequence ATGAAAACTGATGCCGCAACCTGCACAATGCCGCGCTGGCTGTCTATCGTCGGAATCGGCGAGGATGGCATCGATGGCCTGTCCGCCGTGGCCAAGCGTCTCGTTGCCGCGGCCGAGCTGGTGGTCGGCGGCGCCCGCCACCTCGCAATGGCCGATGCACTCATCGGCGGGCGCAGGCTCGCCTGGTCGAGCCCGCTCGATGCCACGCTGCAGGAGATAGCGCGGCACCGCGGCCGCGCCGTCGCCGTGCTGGCGAGCGGCGATCCGTTTCATTTCGGCATCGGCAAGCAACTGGCCGCCATTGCCGGGCCGGAGGAGTTCATCTGCCTGCCGCAGCCCTCCGCCTACAGCCTCGCCGCGGCGCGGCTCGGCTGGTCGCTGCAGGAGGTCGCTTTGGTGACATTGCACGGCCGCGCGCTGGAAGGCGTGATCCGCTATCTGCAACCCGGCGCACGCATTCTCGCGCTGTCATGGGACGGCACCACGCCGGCCCGGATCGCCGCTTTGCTCGCCGCGCGCGGCATGGGGACATCGCGCATCACCGTGCTCGAGGCGATGGGCGGCCCGCGCGAAAGACTGCGCCAGGCCAGGGCGGACCATTTTGATATTGACGACATCGCGCCCCTGAACACGATCGCCATCGAGGTGTTGTGCGCGCCCGGCGCGATGACGCTGCCGTTCGCGCCCGGCCTCGACGACTCCTGCTTCGAGAATGACGGCCAGCTGACAAAGCGCGAGATCCGCGCGGTGACCCTGTCGGCGCTGGAGCCGCGCCATGGCGAGTTGCTGTGGGATGTCGGCCTCGGCGCCGGCTCCGTCGCCATCGAATGGCTGCTGCGACATCCGTCGCTGCGCGCGATCGGCATCGAGTCGCGCGCCGATCGCGCCGATCGTGCCGCGCGCAATGCGGCGTCGCTCGGCACGCCTGAACTCACCATCGTGCAGGGCGCAGCGCCGCTGGCATTGCAGGGTCTGGCTGCGCCCGACGCGGTGTTCGTCGGCGGCGGCATGGGCGACGACGGCGTGTTTGAAGCAGTATGGGGCGCGCTGAAACCCGGCGGGCGCCTGGTCGTCAACGCGGTGTCGCTGGAGACCGAGTCCCGGCTCGGCGACTATTTCCGCGCGCACGGCGGCGAACTGGTACGGCTGCAGGTGGCCAGGGCCGATCGCGTCGGCAGCATGTATGGCTGGCGCCCGGCGATGCCGGTCACGCAATGGCGGGTGATCAAGTCGTGA
- the cobJ gene encoding precorrin-3B C(17)-methyltransferase — MSGSLVIIGLGPGSPDYLTPSAARALAVATDLIGYSVYIDRIPVNDPAQVRHGTGNRVEADRARHALELAVGGRHVAVVSGGDPGVFAMAAAVFEAIEAGDPAWRQLDIRVEPGITAMLAAAAEVGAPLGGDFCAISLSDNLKSWETIAKRLAAAADGDFVIAFYNPASSARPHQIGLAFELLRARKAPETVVLLIRNAAMPDVRVVVTTLAEVDAALVDMRTLVIVGASTTRLLARDGKTPWVYTPRAERDRL; from the coding sequence GTGAGCGGCTCCCTCGTCATCATCGGCCTCGGCCCGGGCTCGCCCGACTATCTCACGCCGTCGGCGGCGCGGGCGCTGGCTGTCGCCACCGACCTGATCGGCTACAGCGTCTATATCGATCGCATTCCCGTCAATGATCCCGCGCAGGTGCGTCACGGCACCGGCAACCGCGTCGAGGCCGATCGCGCGCGCCATGCGCTTGAGCTTGCGGTCGGAGGCCGCCATGTCGCCGTGGTGTCGGGCGGCGATCCGGGCGTGTTCGCCATGGCCGCTGCGGTCTTCGAGGCGATCGAGGCCGGCGATCCCGCCTGGCGGCAGCTCGACATCCGGGTCGAACCGGGCATCACCGCGATGCTCGCTGCGGCAGCCGAAGTCGGTGCGCCGCTCGGCGGCGACTTCTGCGCCATCTCGCTGTCCGACAATCTGAAATCCTGGGAGACCATCGCCAAAAGGCTCGCAGCAGCCGCCGATGGCGACTTCGTCATCGCGTTCTACAACCCGGCCTCGTCCGCACGGCCGCACCAGATCGGGCTCGCCTTCGAGCTGTTGCGCGCCAGGAAGGCGCCGGAGACCGTGGTGCTGCTGATCCGTAACGCCGCCATGCCCGATGTCCGCGTCGTCGTCACCACGCTGGCAGAGGTCGATGCCGCCTTGGTCGACATGCGCACGCTGGTGATCGTCGGCGCCTCCACAACCCGGCTGCTGGCGCGCGACGGCAAGACGCCGTGGGTCTACACGCCGCGCGCCGAACGCGACAGACTGTGA
- a CDS encoding precorrin-8X methylmutase produces MTEPHNYIRDGEEIYRNSFAIIRTESDLARFNAVEERVAVRIIHACGMPDIVDDIEMSATFADRARAALHDGAPILCDANMVAQGITRKRLPRDNEVICTLSDPSVAGLAAQLGNTRSAAALELWRPRLAGAVVAIGNAPTALFYLLEMLDRGAPLPAAVIGVPVGFVGAAESKQALALQAHVPFLVVHGRRGGSAMAVAAINALASDRE; encoded by the coding sequence ATGACTGAACCGCACAACTACATTCGCGATGGCGAGGAAATCTATCGCAACTCCTTCGCCATCATCCGCACCGAATCCGATCTGGCGCGGTTCAACGCCGTGGAAGAGCGCGTTGCGGTGCGTATCATCCATGCCTGCGGCATGCCCGATATCGTCGACGACATCGAGATGTCGGCAACCTTCGCGGATCGTGCCCGCGCCGCGTTGCATGACGGCGCGCCCATCCTGTGCGACGCCAACATGGTGGCGCAGGGCATCACCCGCAAACGGCTGCCGCGCGACAACGAGGTGATCTGTACCCTCTCCGACCCCTCGGTTGCCGGCCTCGCCGCGCAACTCGGCAACACGCGCTCCGCAGCGGCGCTGGAACTATGGCGCCCGCGTCTCGCCGGCGCGGTGGTGGCCATCGGCAATGCGCCGACCGCCCTGTTCTATCTGCTCGAGATGCTCGATCGCGGCGCGCCGCTGCCGGCTGCGGTGATCGGCGTACCGGTCGGCTTTGTCGGCGCCGCCGAATCCAAGCAGGCGTTGGCCCTGCAGGCCCATGTGCCGTTTCTTGTGGTCCACGGCCGCCGTGGCGGCAGCGCCATGGCCGTGGCAGCCATCAATGCCCTGGCGAGCGACCGCGAATGA
- a CDS encoding cobalt-precorrin-6A reductase yields MRVLVLGGSTEASELSPLLAADGRFDAILSLAGRTLNPRAQAVPLRSGGFGGVDGLKAWLREHGTEAVIDATHPFAAQMSAHAVAACAQLGIPLTSIDRPAWQPVPGDDWRSVDSVTDAVGALGAAPRRVLLTVGRLELSAFAAAPQHHYVARMVDPPGDIALPPDLHVRLARGPFDLASEAALLDDEQVEVIVSKNSGGGAAYAKIVAARERGIPVVMIARPHKPRGDWLASPAAAIPWLEQRLHHSLSRSARGV; encoded by the coding sequence ATGCGTGTTCTCGTTCTCGGCGGCTCCACCGAAGCGTCCGAATTGTCGCCGCTGCTCGCGGCCGACGGCCGCTTCGATGCGATCCTGTCGCTGGCAGGACGTACCCTGAATCCCCGGGCGCAGGCGGTGCCGCTGCGGAGCGGCGGCTTCGGCGGTGTCGATGGTCTCAAAGCTTGGCTGCGCGAGCATGGCACCGAGGCGGTGATCGACGCCACCCATCCCTTTGCCGCGCAGATGTCGGCCCATGCCGTGGCTGCCTGCGCGCAGCTCGGGATTCCGCTGACGTCGATCGACCGGCCGGCATGGCAGCCAGTGCCCGGCGATGACTGGCGCAGCGTCGACAGCGTCACGGACGCCGTGGGGGCGCTCGGAGCGGCGCCGCGCCGGGTGTTGCTGACGGTAGGGCGACTCGAACTCAGCGCCTTCGCGGCCGCGCCGCAGCACCACTACGTCGCCCGCATGGTCGATCCGCCTGGCGATATCGCGCTGCCGCCCGATCTCCATGTGCGGTTGGCGCGCGGGCCGTTCGATCTGGCGTCTGAGGCGGCGCTGCTCGACGACGAACAGGTCGAGGTGATCGTATCGAAAAATTCGGGTGGCGGTGCCGCCTATGCGAAAATCGTCGCGGCGCGCGAACGCGGGATTCCGGTGGTGATGATAGCGCGTCCGCACAAGCCGCGTGGCGATTGGCTTGCCAGTCCAGCCGCCGCAATTCCCTGGCTTGAGCAACGGCTGCATCACAGTCTGTCGCGTTCGGCGCGCGGCGTGTAG
- a CDS encoding cobalamin biosynthesis protein, producing the protein MAGDQVVMVAGIGCGRDTKAAEIVALIDIALKQSDIAKGDLAALATESTKADEPGIIEAARQLALPLLRCSLAQLDAVDDKLLTRSQRVLDIKGTASIAEAAALVGAGRQARLLGARIVAGRVTCAIAEGEGS; encoded by the coding sequence ATGGCGGGTGATCAAGTCGTGATGGTCGCCGGCATCGGATGCGGACGCGATACCAAAGCAGCAGAGATCGTCGCGCTGATCGATATCGCGTTGAAGCAGTCCGACATCGCGAAAGGCGATCTCGCCGCACTCGCCACCGAGAGCACGAAAGCCGACGAGCCCGGCATCATCGAAGCAGCGCGACAGCTAGCGCTGCCGCTGCTGCGCTGTTCGCTGGCGCAGCTCGATGCCGTCGACGACAAATTGCTGACGCGCTCGCAGCGCGTGCTGGACATCAAAGGCACGGCTTCGATTGCCGAGGCTGCGGCACTGGTCGGCGCGGGTCGCCAAGCAAGGCTGCTCGGCGCGCGCATCGTGGCCGGCAGGGTCACCTGCGCCATCGCAGAAGGTGAAGGTTCATGA
- the cobM gene encoding precorrin-4 C(11)-methyltransferase — MTVHFIGAGPGAPDLITLRGRDLIAASPVCLYAGSLVPQALLAHCPPGARIRDTSGMALDDIVAEFSRAHEAGQDVARLHSGDLSIWSALGEQLRRLDALQIPYTVTPGVPAFAAAAAALAKELTLPEVAQSVVLTRTSGRASAMPEAEKLSTFAATGATLAIHLSIHVIDKVVADLLPDYGADCPVAVVFRASWPDEQILRGTIGTIAAAVADTTIERTALILVGKALGSDDFRDSALYSADYRRRFRGGVE; from the coding sequence ATGACGGTCCATTTCATCGGCGCCGGCCCCGGCGCGCCCGATCTGATCACCCTGCGCGGTCGCGACCTGATCGCGGCATCGCCGGTGTGTCTCTATGCGGGCTCGCTGGTGCCGCAGGCGCTGCTTGCCCATTGCCCGCCGGGCGCGCGCATCCGCGATACCTCAGGCATGGCGCTCGACGACATCGTCGCCGAATTTTCGCGCGCGCATGAGGCGGGACAGGACGTAGCCCGGCTGCACTCCGGCGACCTGTCGATCTGGAGCGCGCTCGGCGAACAGTTGCGCCGGCTCGATGCGCTGCAGATTCCCTACACCGTCACGCCCGGCGTCCCCGCCTTCGCCGCCGCAGCCGCTGCGCTGGCGAAAGAGTTGACGCTTCCGGAAGTCGCGCAATCGGTGGTGCTGACGCGCACCTCCGGGCGCGCCTCGGCGATGCCCGAGGCGGAAAAACTCTCGACCTTCGCCGCGACCGGCGCGACGCTGGCGATCCATCTGTCGATCCATGTCATCGACAAGGTCGTCGCCGACCTGCTGCCGGACTATGGCGCCGATTGTCCGGTGGCGGTGGTGTTCCGCGCCAGCTGGCCGGATGAGCAGATTCTGCGCGGCACGATCGGCACGATCGCTGCTGCCGTTGCCGACACGACCATCGAACGCACGGCGCTGATCCTGGTCGGCAAGGCGCTGGGATCCGATGATTTCCGCGACAGCGCGCTGTACAGCGCCGACTATCGCCGGAGGTTTCGCGGCGGTGTGGAGTAG